A portion of the Channa argus isolate prfri chromosome 19, Channa argus male v1.0, whole genome shotgun sequence genome contains these proteins:
- the plcxd2 gene encoding PI-PLC X domain-containing protein 2 isoform X2, with translation MKTRPAGIGKVNADWMGSLPSKLSAMPLKYLAVPGSHDSFTYWVDVQAPVGPDQKTYVKYLATIFSILAKKVMVKWSMTQNLTFKEQLDAGIRYFDLRVSSKPYEPGNEIYFIHGLFGHKVRDGLLEINYFLVRHRKEIVFLDFNHYYAMDTEHHLYLITMLQEVFGSKLCNNCAVENITLDYLWERKYQVIVFYHHPSAQGIPVMFPGYKIPAPWANTTEPNKLIQFLETTLNERAKKGSFHVSQAILTPRANTVAKGLVWGLRNYLVERNLPTIMSWVEAQRPGVDGVNIITSDFVDLTDFANIVIRLNNLLLSEQDHKPR, from the exons ATGAAGACGCGACCTGCGGGGATCGGCAAAGTCAACGCGGACTGGATGGGCTCGCTCCCCTCCAAGCTTAGTGCCATGCCCCTCAAATACCTCGCCGTGCCAG GTTCTCATGATTCTTTCACCTATTGGGTGGATGTGCAGGCTCCCGTGGGTCCCGATCAGAAGACTTATGTCAAATACCTGGCCACCATCTTCAGCATCTTAGCCAAGAAAGTTATGGTGAAGTGGTCCATGACACAG AATTTGACTTTTAAGGAGCAGCTGGATGCAGGAATTCGCTACTTTGATCTCAGGGTCTCCTCCAAACCATATGAGCCTGGAAATGAGATCTACTTCATCCATGGTCTTTTTGGACACAAG GTGAGGGATGGCTTATTAGAAATCAACTATTTCCTAGTCAGACACAGGAAAGAG ATCGTGTTTCTGGACTTCAACCATTACTATGCAATGGACACAGAGCATCATTTGTACCTCATCACCATGCTCCAAGAAGTGTTTGGCAGCAAGCTGTGTAATAACTGTGCAGTGGAGAACATTACTCTGGACTACCTCTGGGAGAGGAAATACCAG GTTATAGTGTTCTACCACCATCCTTCAGCTCAGGGCATCCCTGTCATGTTTCCTGGGTACAAGATCCCTGCTCCTTGGGCAAACACCACTGAACCCAACAAGCTCATACAG TTCCTGGAAACTACACTGAATGAAAGAGCCAAGAAGGGCTCCTTCCATGTGTCCCAGGCTATCCTCACACCCAGAGCCAACACTGTGGCCAAGGGCTTAGTTTGGGGGCTACGAAACTACCTGGTGGAGAG AAACCTGCCTACCATCATGTCCTGGGTTGAGGCTCAGAGGCCGGGGGTAGACGGGGTCAACATCATAACTTCTGACTTTGTGGACCTCACTGACTTTGCCAACATTGTCATCAGACTCAACAACCTGCTGTTGTCTGAACAGGACCACAAACCCAGATGA
- the plcxd2 gene encoding PI-PLC X domain-containing protein 2 isoform X1, whose amino-acid sequence MKTRPAGIGKVNADWMGSLPSKLSAMPLKYLAVPGSHDSFTYWVDVQAPVGPDQKTYVKYLATIFSILAKKVMVKWSMTQNLTFKEQLDAGIRYFDLRVSSKPYEPGNEIYFIHGLFGHKVRDGLLEINYFLVRHRKEIVFLDFNHYYAMDTEHHLYLITMLQEVFGSKLCNNCAVENITLDYLWERKYQVGLGVIVFYHHPSAQGIPVMFPGYKIPAPWANTTEPNKLIQFLETTLNERAKKGSFHVSQAILTPRANTVAKGLVWGLRNYLVERNLPTIMSWVEAQRPGVDGVNIITSDFVDLTDFANIVIRLNNLLLSEQDHKPR is encoded by the exons ATGAAGACGCGACCTGCGGGGATCGGCAAAGTCAACGCGGACTGGATGGGCTCGCTCCCCTCCAAGCTTAGTGCCATGCCCCTCAAATACCTCGCCGTGCCAG GTTCTCATGATTCTTTCACCTATTGGGTGGATGTGCAGGCTCCCGTGGGTCCCGATCAGAAGACTTATGTCAAATACCTGGCCACCATCTTCAGCATCTTAGCCAAGAAAGTTATGGTGAAGTGGTCCATGACACAG AATTTGACTTTTAAGGAGCAGCTGGATGCAGGAATTCGCTACTTTGATCTCAGGGTCTCCTCCAAACCATATGAGCCTGGAAATGAGATCTACTTCATCCATGGTCTTTTTGGACACAAG GTGAGGGATGGCTTATTAGAAATCAACTATTTCCTAGTCAGACACAGGAAAGAG ATCGTGTTTCTGGACTTCAACCATTACTATGCAATGGACACAGAGCATCATTTGTACCTCATCACCATGCTCCAAGAAGTGTTTGGCAGCAAGCTGTGTAATAACTGTGCAGTGGAGAACATTACTCTGGACTACCTCTGGGAGAGGAAATACCAGGTGGGCCTGGGG GTTATAGTGTTCTACCACCATCCTTCAGCTCAGGGCATCCCTGTCATGTTTCCTGGGTACAAGATCCCTGCTCCTTGGGCAAACACCACTGAACCCAACAAGCTCATACAG TTCCTGGAAACTACACTGAATGAAAGAGCCAAGAAGGGCTCCTTCCATGTGTCCCAGGCTATCCTCACACCCAGAGCCAACACTGTGGCCAAGGGCTTAGTTTGGGGGCTACGAAACTACCTGGTGGAGAG AAACCTGCCTACCATCATGTCCTGGGTTGAGGCTCAGAGGCCGGGGGTAGACGGGGTCAACATCATAACTTCTGACTTTGTGGACCTCACTGACTTTGCCAACATTGTCATCAGACTCAACAACCTGCTGTTGTCTGAACAGGACCACAAACCCAGATGA